One Cottoperca gobio chromosome 23, fCotGob3.1, whole genome shotgun sequence genomic region harbors:
- the LOC115028644 gene encoding GRAM domain-containing protein 4-like — MAQFQERTKATCLPTRSCTSLPGTGRLQRRMGLEDFTFDSFELLYSGAIDKIKSHKSNLNLKEELRKLREETNVDSLRQELDRERSKRIDLEQKMNEVLKTRLEDSPPQPPRKQQSPSNNGTDKQQKEVWSSRLQKWVYERFGVYIEDFRFQPEESTVEAEEPLSAKRLTENMRRLKRGARPVTNFLRNLSALSNWHSVYTSAIAFIIYMNAAWHGWAIPMLLFLAILRLSLNYLIARGWRIQWSIVPEVSEPMEPPKEDLTVSEKFQLVLDVAQKAQNLFGKMADVLEKIKNLFMWVQPESTRKLYICLWMAFITSCVLPYKLMGFMMGLYAGIKFFIIDFLFKSCPKLRDKYDTPFIVWNSLPTDPQLKERTNATVSRRLSGIEKVQPVVSRSSLATIPCGVSREEEAGRSHSTKKGAFHEIFNLPELERPLTVCENGWRCCLINRDRKMPTDYIRNGVLFVTENYLCFESSSSRSSSSKKNKVIKLVDITDIQKYKVLSVLPGSGMGISIATPSTQKPLVFGAMIHRDEAFEAIFTQYMKIMTTTKPPASAEL, encoded by the exons ATGGCTCAATTTCAAGAAAGAACCAAGGCGACATGTCTGCCGACCCGTTCCTGCACAAGTCTCCCAGGGACCGGCCGACTGCAGAGACGGATGGGTTTGGAGGACTTCACCTTTGACAGCTTTGAGCTGCTTTACAGTGGAGCTATCGATAAGATCAAAAGCCACAAAAGTAACCTCAACCTCA aggaggagctgaggaagCTGCGGGAAGAGACCAATGTGGACTCTCTGCGGCAGGAGCTGGACAGAGAGCGAAGCAAGAGGATAGACCTGGAGCAAAAGATGAATGAGGTGCTCAAGACCAG gCTGGAGGACTCTCCGCCTCAGCCTCCCCGGAAACAGCAGTCTCCCTCAAACAATGGAACAG ATAAACAGCAGAAAGAGGTCTGGAGTTCACGACTGCAGAAGTGGGTGTACGAGCGCTTCGGGGTTTACATCGAAGACTTCCGCTTCCAGCCAGAGGAAAGCACCGTGGAGGCTGAGGAACCACTAAGTGCTAAAAG GTTAACAGAAAATATGAGGCGACTCA AGCGAGGAGCCAGACCTGTCACCAACTTCTTAAGGAACCTCTCCGCCTTATCTAATTGGCACTCCGTCTACACCTCAGCTATTGCCTTCATT ATCTACATGAATGCTGCTTGGCATGGCTGGGCCATTCCCATGTTACTCTTCCTGGCTATCCTGCGCTTGTCCTTAAATTACCTCATCGCCAG AGGTTGGAGGATCCAGTGGAGCATTGTGCCTGAGGTCTCTGAACCCATG GAGCCTCCAAAGGAAGACTTGACTGTATCTGAGAAGTTCCAGCTGGTACTTGATGTCGCACAAAAAGCACAG AATCTGTTTGGTAAAATGGCGGATGTTTTGGAGAAGATAAAGAA CCTGTTCATGTGGGTGCAGCCTGAGAGCACCCGGAAGCTTTACATCTGCCTGTGGATGGCTTTCATCACCTCCTGCGTGCTTCCATACAAACTAATGGGCTTCATGATGG gCCTGTATGCCGGTATCAAGTTCTTCATCATAGACTTCCTGTTTAAGAGCTGTCCGAAGCTGCGGGACAAATACGACACACCGTTCATCGTGTGGAACAGCCTTCCCACAGACCCTCAGCTCAAGGAGAGGACCAACGCCACTGTGTCGCGGCGG CTCTCTGGCATTGAGAAG GTTCAGCCGGTGGTTTCTCGGAGCAGCCTCGCCACCATCCCATGTGGGgtgagcagggaggaggaggctggTCGCTCCCACAGCACCAAAAAAGGAGCCTTTCATGAGATCTTCAACCTGCCGGAGTTAGAGCGCCCTCTGACGG tgtgtGAGAACGGCTGGAGGTGTTGCCTAAtaaacagagacaggaagatgCCCACAGACTACATCAGGAACGGAGTGCTCTTTGTCACAGAGAA TTACTTGTGCTTTGAGAGCTCCAGCTCCAGATCCAGCTCCTCCAAGAAGAACAAAGTTATCAAGCTGGTGGACATCACTGACATACAAAAG TACAAAGTGCTGTCAGTTCTACCAGGAAGTGGGATGGGCATCTCTATAGCTACTCCTTCCACTCAGAAG CCATTGGTGTTTGGTGCCATGATCCACAGAGACGAGGCTTTCGAGGCCATCTTTACCCAGTACATGAAGATCATGACCACCACCAAACCACCGGCCAGCGCAGAGCTCTAG